AGTAGGTTGCATCAAAATTTGTAGGCAAACCACATCTTCCTTTATACATGTATTCATGTTGATGAATACAATAAATCGATATTGTTTGGTTGACATTGATTAACAAGCAATATATTAATACTGCAGCTACACATAGCAATTTTGAGAAAGTACCCGAAGAAATGAGACTGCCCCATGAACTGTCCCTTGTAAGAACCAGCTTGCTTTCTTTTCTCCAGCTCAGTTTCAACCATTTGAATAAGCATCTTCTCTGTCTCAATCTTGGCCACCTATCAAGATTAGGTACATGGTATCATTAAGACAGAGGTAGTTGTGTCTTGGTGGAAATCTAGTATGAGAAGACCGGATTATGATTAATCACCTGGACATTTCCGTGTGGTTCTCTCTCGAGTATCAGTTGTTCCTGAATCGCTTCAGGTAGAAGGTCAAAGAGCTTCAAAGATTGTTCAGCGAGCTTCTTCTTCCGCTCTCCACTTTCATCAACAACCTCATTTGCCAAAATTTCATTTAGTTCTGCGATCAGCTCTTGGACCTGACAAGTCAAAAAGTTAATAGTGATCACCAGTTAAGAAGAACAATCATAGTAACTAGCTTAAAAGTGGTGAACTCTGTGTTTAGTGGTGGAAACAAACCTCGGGAATAAAATCGATCAGACCTTCTGGAATCAGAATAACACCGTAGTTGTAACCAAGTTCAGAACGCTTGCAGATAACATCTACCATGTAATCCGTGACATTCTTCAAAGTCTGCTTCTGCGCAGACACCTGCAAAGGGGTATTTCCAGATCAAAACATGAGTAAAAATAGACTGATCTACTGACGTTCATGGGAAAAATGTCAACCAAAATGAATCTCATATGCAGTCTATTAGATTCAAAAAGTATCTTTGGTGTAATTTAAAAGTCAGACGTTAACATACTTTCTCTCCAATAATGGTTATGTTTGGGTGAGTTTGTAAGGCACACTCGAGCATAATGTGGGAAGCAGCACGACCCATAAGTCGTACAGCTGCAATAAAATGTGATACAACATTACGAGCATAAGTAAACAAACAAGGCACAACGGAAATGTTTAATCAATTACTTACAGTGGTAATACTTTCCAGTTGACCTTGCATCAATCATGACATTTCCAATCATTTCAGTGTAAATCAGCATAAGCAATAGAATGTTTTATTAGGCTTCTCTCAACATATTTCTTTTGATGGAGAAGGCAATTAGGTTCGTGACAAGGAATATAATCAATAGAATATGATAGCAAATAGTGTGACTAGAGACGAAAGTCTAGacaaatattgatcaaaagGAAACTAACCTTGCAAGCAGTATCAAATCCAAAACTAGTAGGAACCTCTATGCATTTCAAATCACCATCAATGGTCTTGGGGCAGCCAGTGACTCGGGTTTTCAAGGTCTTACTCCTAATCACACAAGTAAAAAATGAAGTCAAAATGTTGAATCACTATGTAGCATGGAATCGTTGGTGGTCATGCGTTTCGTGCTTCCGAAGCGGAACCGGAAACGGAATCGCTGGGAATCACTCGGAATCGTCATGGAATCACGTTTCGGATAGTGAGACGTTTGGAACCGTAATGGAAGCACGCGATTCAGGATTGGAAGCGTCGATGGATAGTTGACGGAAGCGTCGATGGATAGTTGACGGAAGCgtcgatggatatatgttcaaaaaactgaaaattattttgggcttttaaattttgatttgttttgtgaatATGTGATCCAATTAGATCATTACAATAACAAAACCCTAGTTACCAAATAAGCTAAAAAGATTAAAACTCTTGAAATTCAGTTACCGTAAGAAGCAGTTCTGATATTTCTTCAAGTTACACATTTTATCCAGATTCTGAGAGAAGAGAAGCAAAGGTACgtaactcatatatatataaatactcaGTTATTGTGCTTTGTTTGATGTGTTGTCACTTGTTTGTCTTTTATGCATGTGGTTTGCATATTCTATTGTTTGATCGTGAGTGTATTAAAGTCATGGCTGCACttttttggttttcaatttCAGTGCAaggaatattttaaatattgtattattataAGTTGCTTTGTGTACGTAGCTTTGTGTGATATTGTTGTAGTcttttgtaattttatgtttcatatttGTATTATGTTCGGTatattaagatattatatattagtattCATATAACTTTTTCACAGGACTAATGTCTCAAGATCCTCTAAACATGGATGAGTCCTCGAACGTGGATGACAAGGCACCTTTGTGGATCTATGTGAACAAAATTGAGAAGTTAGCTGGAGGAGGATCATGGAGGTTTGAATGCAAGTTCTGCAGTAATTCATATGTTGGATCTCATAGTAGAGTTATGACTCATCTGCTGCAAGGGGGAAAAGGAATTAAATGATGCTTGAAAGTCACTCCTCAACAAAGAGTTAACCTGAAAAAGCTAGTTGATAATTGCAAAGAGAGGTTAAAGCGTGCAGCTTCCAAAGCAGTTCCACTTCCTTCGTCATCAAGGAACATGTCTAGTTCTTCTCTTGATTATGATATGAGCTACAAAGTTCCAAACGCAACTGAGTCTGATCCAAAGAAGAGAAAGGGTCCTTTGGAAAAAGCATTTCAGAATGAAGCTAGGGAGCAATGTGATGGGGAGGTATCTAGGATGTTCTACACAGGTGGTCTGTCTTTTAACCTTGCAAGAAATCCTCACTACCGCAATTCATATGTGCGTGCTTCCCAAATTCCAGGATATGTTCCACCCGGGTATAATGCATTGAGAACTACACTTcttcaaaaggaaagaaagaacaTTGAGATGCATTTGCAACCTTTGAAGAACACATGGAAACAAAAAGGAGTGAGTATATGTAGTGATGGTTGGTCAGATCCACAACGAAGACCAATATTTAACTTGATTGCTGCAAATGAGAGTGGTCCAATGATGTTAAGGGCGATCAATACTCATGGTGAGACAAAAATCGGTGAGATGATTGCATAGCTGATCATAGACGGCATAAAGGAGGCTGGGCATGAAAATGTGGTTCAGGTTGTCACTGACAATGCTTCAAACTGTGTAAAAGCTGGTGCGCTTATTTCAGCCAAGTTTCCTACTATTTTCTGGACACCATGTGTGGTTCATACCTTGAACCTTGCTCTGAAGAATATATGTTCACCATTACTGAGCACAAGAAATAATGAAGCAGTGTAAGCAGTGTATGATGCTTGTTACTGGATAAAGTCTATCAGTGAAGATGTGAATTGGATCAAGAATTATATTATGAATCACGGGATGAGGCTTGTAATGTTCACTGAGCATTGTGATCTTAAGCTCCTCACAATTGCTTCTACAAGGttagttttctatatttttaattgaGAGCTTACTTATATTCTTAATCTTTAAGTTAATAatcattagttttatttttacagGTTTGCTTCCACGGTTGTAATGTTAAAgagattcaaaaaaataaagactGGGTTACAACAAATGGTGATCAGTCCTAAATGGGATGACTATAAAGAAGACGGTGTAGAGAGAGCATCTGCAGTGAAGAAAAAGATATTAGATAAGTTGTTTCGGGAGGAGCTTGAATATGCTTTATCTTTCACTTTGCCCATCTATAGCGTGATTAGAGCTATTGATACTGATAAACCTTCTCTTCATCTGGTTTATGAATGGTAGGAAAGTATGATTCAGAATGTCAAGAGAGCAATCttcaaaaaagaaaggaaacaacttAATGAAGATTCCGTCTTTTGGACTGCGGTGCACTCGATTTTGACTTCTCGTTGGAGTAAGAGTAATACTCCTCTTCATTGTATGGCACATTCTCTAAACCCCAAGTAAGTTTATAAATCTGTTTTTATTCTGTTTTTCTTATCAActtataaaatggtaaaattGGTTTTTGATCAGTAAgattttaattgttatatatatttgttggaTGCAGGTACTATAGTTCAGAGTGGCTTGTAGAAGAAGACAGTAGAAAAGCTCCACATCAAGATTTGGAGGTTactagagaaagaaaaaattgCATCATGAAGTATTTTCCAAATCAAGATGAAAGGAGAGAGGTTAACGTTGAATATTCTAACTTCTCTTTATGCATGGAGGACTTTGGTAGTGTTGATGTGATTCATGATAGGTTTATCTTAGAACCTTTGAGATGGTGGGCAGTTCATGGATCTTCGGCACCAAAACTTCAAATCTTAGCATTCAAGTTACTTGGACAACCATTTTCATCCTCATGCTGCGAAAGGAATTGGAGTACATACAAGTTCATTCATTCTGCTATAAGAAACAAGATTGTTCCCCAAAGAGCTGAAGATTTAGTATTTGTGCATACTAACCTCCGTCTTCTATCAAGAAGGAGCTCTTCTTATAAAGAAGGTCCTAGCTGTATGTGGGATGTAGGAGGTGATCAATTTGTTTCGCTGGATGAGATTAATTTGGGAAAACTTGAGTTTGAAGATCTTTCTCTTGATGAACCAGAATTGGAAGTTGTTTTGTTTGGTGGAGATGGGGAAAATGAGAACAATGATGAGTTCGATATTTAACTTGaagcttgaattttttttatgttatgttgagtttttttgtttgttaacttTTATGTTGAActtcattatttaaattatgtgttggatttttattattatttattttattttattaagtgcttcaatattatatatatatatatatatatatatatatatatatatatgtataaacgcttccaacacgtacccgtttcctaaatattttaaattttttgcttcTACGCTTCTTTACGCTTCCGCTTCCGCGTCCCCGCTTCCGATTCCATGCAGCATAGTGAATCAGCAAAAGCATTAAAGATTCCATTCACATGGATCTTCAAGACAAATAAGCTTCCACAACAGGCATAGAAAGATCTGACTCCAAGGACTACCTGAAGTTTTCAGCAAGGAGGCAAGCATTGGTGTTGGAGTCATCCTCTCCGATAACTACCAATC
The window above is part of the Brassica napus cultivar Da-Ae chromosome C8, Da-Ae, whole genome shotgun sequence genome. Proteins encoded here:
- the LOC106378798 gene encoding LOW QUALITY PROTEIN: pyrophosphate--fructose 6-phosphate 1-phosphotransferase subunit beta 1-like (The sequence of the model RefSeq protein was modified relative to this genomic sequence to represent the inferred CDS: substituted 2 bases at 2 genomic stop codons); its protein translation is MRDIHEIAKLFPGLYGQPSVSVVPDQNAAASSRQKLKISVVFSGGQAPGHNVISGLFDYLQERAKGSTFYGFKGGPAGIMKCKYVELNAEYIHPYINQGGFDMICSGRDKIETPEQFKQVEETAKKLDLDGLVVIGEDDSNTNACLLAENFRSKTLKTRVTGCPKTIDGDLKCIEVPTSFGFDTACKIYTEMIGNVMIDARSTGKYYHSVRLMGRAASHIMLECALQTHPNITIIGEKVSAQKQTLKNVTDYMVDVICKRSELGYNYGVILIPEGLIDFIPEVQELIAELNEILANEVVDESGERKKKLAEQSLKLFDLLPEAIQEQLILEREPHGNVQVAKIETEKMLIQMVETELEKRKQAGSYKGQFMGQSHFFGYKGRCGLPTNFDATYCYALGYGAGVLLNSGKTGLISSXLXWAHVGNLAAPVEEWTVGGTALTALMDVERRHGKFKFVIKQAMVELEGAPFKKFTSLREVWALKNRYISPGPIQFTGPGSDALSHTLLLKLGDQ